One stretch of Amycolatopsis tolypomycina DNA includes these proteins:
- a CDS encoding phosphoketolase family protein, translating into MTAVEARPSVLSGTELAQVDALWRAANYLSAGQIYLMANPLLREQLRPEHVKPRLLGHWGTSPGLNFVYAHLNRAILAHDLNAMLVTGPGHGGPALLANTWLEGSYTDAWPEVTRDAAGMAELFRQFSFPGGVPSHVAPQVPGSIHEGGELGYSLAHAFGAAFDNPGLLVACVVGDGEAETGPLATSWHANKFLDPVRDGAVLPILHLNGYKIANPTVLSRIPPAELDALLRGYGYEPIHVEGSDPVTMHQAMASSLDAAVATLAERRGVWPMIVLRSPKGWTGPSVVDGKPVEGTWRAHQVPLAEVRHNADHLKQLEDWLLSYRPAELFDERGRPVTEVTAMIPVGERRMGANPHANGGVLLRPLTLPDTASHAAPVATPGATVAEPTRVLGRYLRDVFALNAERANFRLFGPDETASNRLDAVYDVTAKEWQAAVEPVDEHLARDGRVLEVLSEHLCQGWLEGYLLSGRHGLFSCYEAFVHIVDSMVNQHIKWLRVHRQIPWRRPVASLNYLLTSHVWRQDHNGFSHQDPGFVDHVANKSSEVVRVYFPPDTNTLLEVAAHCLRSRDYVNVVVAGKNDTPNWLDAEQAALHCARGVSIWEWASTHTDREPDVVLACAGDAPTLEVLAAAQILRQELPDLAVRVVNVVDLMRLQPEAEHPHGLSDREYDALFTPDRPVIFAYHGYPWLIHRLAYRRTGHHDLHVRGYTEHGTTTTPFDMLVLNHLDRFQLVIDVLDRVPGLAATAGVLRQRMTEAQGRHRRYIRTHGEDLPEVRHWTWEG; encoded by the coding sequence ATGACCGCCGTCGAAGCCCGCCCTTCGGTGCTAAGCGGCACCGAACTCGCCCAGGTGGACGCCCTCTGGCGGGCCGCGAACTACCTCTCGGCCGGCCAGATCTACCTGATGGCGAACCCGCTGCTGCGCGAGCAGCTGCGTCCCGAGCACGTCAAGCCGAGGCTGCTCGGGCACTGGGGAACCTCGCCCGGCCTGAACTTCGTCTACGCGCACCTGAACCGGGCGATCCTCGCCCACGACCTGAACGCGATGCTGGTCACCGGCCCGGGCCACGGCGGCCCGGCCCTGCTGGCCAACACGTGGCTCGAAGGCAGCTACACCGACGCGTGGCCCGAGGTGACGCGGGACGCCGCCGGGATGGCCGAGCTGTTCCGGCAGTTCTCCTTCCCGGGCGGTGTGCCGAGCCACGTGGCTCCGCAGGTGCCCGGCTCGATCCACGAAGGCGGCGAGCTGGGCTATTCGCTCGCGCACGCCTTCGGCGCCGCGTTCGACAACCCGGGCCTGCTGGTGGCCTGCGTGGTCGGGGACGGCGAAGCCGAGACCGGGCCGCTGGCGACGTCCTGGCACGCCAACAAGTTCCTCGACCCGGTCCGTGACGGCGCGGTGCTGCCGATCCTGCACCTGAACGGGTACAAGATCGCCAACCCGACGGTTCTGTCGCGGATTCCACCGGCCGAGCTGGACGCGCTCTTGCGCGGCTACGGCTACGAGCCGATCCACGTCGAGGGCAGCGATCCGGTGACGATGCACCAGGCCATGGCCTCCTCGCTCGATGCAGCTGTCGCCACCCTCGCGGAGCGGCGCGGGGTGTGGCCGATGATCGTGCTGCGCAGCCCCAAGGGCTGGACCGGACCGTCTGTTGTGGACGGCAAGCCGGTGGAAGGGACGTGGCGGGCGCATCAGGTGCCGCTGGCCGAGGTCCGGCACAACGCAGACCACCTGAAGCAGCTGGAGGACTGGCTGCTGTCGTACCGCCCTGCGGAGTTGTTCGACGAGCGCGGCCGTCCCGTCACCGAGGTCACCGCGATGATCCCGGTGGGCGAGCGGCGGATGGGGGCGAATCCGCACGCCAACGGCGGGGTGCTGCTGCGGCCGTTGACGCTGCCGGACACCGCGTCCCACGCCGCCCCGGTCGCCACGCCGGGGGCGACGGTGGCGGAGCCGACCCGGGTGCTGGGCCGGTACCTGCGGGACGTCTTCGCGCTCAACGCCGAGCGGGCGAACTTCCGCCTGTTCGGCCCGGACGAGACGGCGTCCAACCGGCTGGACGCGGTCTACGACGTCACCGCCAAGGAATGGCAGGCCGCCGTCGAACCGGTCGACGAGCACCTGGCCCGCGACGGCCGCGTGCTCGAAGTGCTGTCGGAGCACCTGTGCCAGGGCTGGCTCGAGGGCTACCTCCTCTCGGGGCGGCACGGGCTGTTCTCGTGCTACGAGGCGTTCGTGCACATCGTCGACTCGATGGTCAACCAGCACATCAAATGGCTGCGGGTGCACCGGCAGATCCCGTGGCGGCGGCCGGTGGCGTCGCTGAACTACCTGCTGACCTCGCACGTGTGGCGGCAGGACCACAACGGGTTCTCCCACCAGGACCCGGGGTTCGTCGACCACGTGGCGAACAAGAGCTCCGAGGTCGTGCGGGTGTACTTCCCGCCGGACACCAACACCCTGCTGGAGGTCGCGGCGCACTGCCTGCGTTCCCGCGATTACGTGAACGTGGTGGTCGCGGGCAAGAACGACACCCCGAACTGGCTCGATGCCGAACAGGCCGCGCTCCACTGCGCTCGCGGCGTGAGCATCTGGGAGTGGGCGAGCACGCACACCGACCGCGAGCCCGACGTCGTCCTGGCCTGCGCGGGTGACGCGCCGACCCTGGAAGTCCTCGCCGCCGCGCAGATCCTGCGGCAGGAGCTGCCGGACCTGGCCGTCCGGGTGGTGAACGTCGTCGACCTGATGCGCCTGCAGCCGGAGGCCGAGCACCCGCACGGTCTCTCGGACCGGGAGTACGACGCGTTGTTCACCCCGGACCGCCCGGTGATCTTCGCCTACCACGGCTATCCATGGCTGATCCACCGCCTGGCCTACCGCCGTACCGGTCACCACGACCTCCACGTCCGCGGTTACACCGAGCACGGCACCACCACCACACCGTTCGACATGCTGGTGCTCAACCACCTGGACCGGTTCCAGCTGGTGATCGACGTGCTCGACCGGGTGCCGGGCCTGGCGGCGACAGCGGGCGTGCTGCGGCAGCGGATGACCGAGGCCCAGGGCCGGCACCGCCGCTACATCCGCACCCACGGCGAGGACCTGCCCGAGGTGCGGCACTGGACCTGGGAGGGCTGA
- a CDS encoding GAF domain-containing protein — protein sequence MAGTLSGLRLREVLRDLQDRIELLIGTRDKMDGLLDAVLAVASGLELDTTLRRIVQAAIELGEAKYGALGVLAEDGSMAEFIYLGIDDETRRLIGDLPTGHGVLGVVIDEAKPLRLEEISAHPASVGFPAHHPPMHSFLGVPVRVRDEVFGRLYLTEKKNGEQFTDDDEVVVQALAAAAGIAIENAHLYEQARVRQQWLAATSEVTTELLGGTDPAEALSLIAGRTLELTGSDVTMLALPNSGRWDVDEDWDEDVDDLTVTVCAGTRASELSGTRVDIEESVSGSVYRDRTPRSVPELALREHRFGPAMVVPLRAGDRTTGVLIAAREVGSAGFEAAQLSVVASFADQAALALQLAAQQRAARELDVLGDRDRIARDLHDHVIQRLFAVGLSMQSTQRRTKSPELQKRLGDSIEQLHEIVQEIRTAIFDLHGGAAGETGIRLRHRLHDAIAELTDDAPLQPTVSMSGSIDTVPTQLAEHVEAVVREAVSNAVRHAQASTLAVSIAVKDDLIRVVVADDGKGLAEGISPSGLGNLRDRAETSGGTFTLDSGPEGGVTIEWSAPVA from the coding sequence ATGGCGGGCACGTTGTCCGGGTTGCGGCTGCGGGAGGTGCTGCGTGACCTGCAGGATCGGATCGAGCTGCTGATCGGCACCCGGGACAAGATGGACGGCCTGCTCGACGCCGTCCTGGCCGTCGCGTCCGGGCTGGAGCTGGACACCACGCTCCGGCGGATCGTGCAGGCGGCGATCGAGCTGGGCGAGGCGAAGTACGGCGCCCTCGGGGTGCTGGCCGAGGACGGCTCCATGGCCGAATTCATCTACCTCGGCATCGACGACGAGACCCGCCGGCTCATCGGTGACCTGCCGACCGGCCACGGCGTGCTGGGTGTGGTCATCGACGAGGCCAAGCCGCTGAGGCTGGAGGAGATCTCGGCGCATCCGGCGTCGGTGGGGTTTCCGGCGCACCACCCGCCGATGCATTCGTTTCTCGGGGTGCCGGTGCGGGTGCGTGACGAGGTGTTCGGGCGGCTGTATCTGACCGAGAAGAAGAACGGCGAGCAGTTCACCGATGACGACGAGGTTGTCGTGCAGGCGCTGGCCGCCGCGGCCGGTATCGCGATCGAGAACGCCCATCTCTACGAGCAGGCGCGCGTGCGGCAGCAGTGGCTGGCCGCCACGAGCGAGGTGACCACGGAGCTGCTGGGCGGCACGGACCCGGCCGAGGCGCTGAGCCTCATCGCCGGCCGGACCCTCGAACTCACCGGCTCCGACGTCACGATGCTGGCGCTGCCGAACTCCGGGCGATGGGACGTCGACGAGGACTGGGACGAGGACGTCGACGACCTGACGGTCACCGTGTGCGCCGGGACGCGCGCTTCGGAGCTGTCGGGGACGCGCGTCGACATCGAGGAGAGCGTCTCCGGTTCGGTGTACCGGGACCGGACGCCGCGCAGCGTGCCCGAACTGGCGCTGCGCGAGCACCGGTTCGGGCCCGCGATGGTGGTGCCGCTGCGGGCGGGGGACCGGACGACCGGCGTCCTGATCGCCGCTCGGGAGGTCGGTTCCGCCGGATTCGAAGCGGCGCAGCTGTCGGTGGTGGCGTCCTTCGCCGACCAGGCGGCGCTGGCGTTGCAGTTGGCGGCGCAGCAGCGGGCGGCGCGGGAGCTGGACGTGCTGGGCGATCGCGACCGGATCGCGCGTGATCTGCATGATCACGTGATCCAGCGGTTGTTCGCGGTGGGGTTGTCGATGCAGAGCACGCAGCGGCGGACGAAGTCGCCGGAGTTGCAGAAGCGGCTCGGGGACAGCATCGAGCAGTTGCACGAGATCGTCCAGGAGATCCGCACGGCGATTTTCGACCTGCACGGCGGCGCGGCGGGGGAGACGGGGATCAGGCTGCGGCACCGGCTGCACGACGCGATCGCCGAGCTGACCGACGACGCACCGTTGCAGCCGACGGTGAGCATGTCCGGCTCGATCGACACGGTGCCCACCCAGCTGGCCGAACACGTCGAAGCCGTGGTGCGGGAGGCGGTCAGCAACGCTGTGCGGCACGCGCAGGCGTCGACGCTGGCGGTGTCGATCGCGGTGAAGGACGACCTGATCCGCGTCGTGGTGGCCGACGACGGCAAGGGGCTCGCGGAGGGGATCTCGCCGAGCGGGCTGGGCAACCTGCGCGACCGGGCGGAGACGTCGGGCGGGACGTTCACGCTCGACAGCGGGCCCGAAGGTGGGGTCACGATCGAGTGGTCGGCGCCGGTCGCCTGA
- a CDS encoding Acg family FMN-binding oxidoreductase, producing the protein MTLPITSIGLLDSDQVKSVIGAAVLAPSTHNTQPWRFRCTPAGLELHADPERALPVADADRRELLLSCGAALFNLRTAIQALGAHPATTLFPRRDDPTLLAVVRPFAARRPDPRLIELADAIPRRHTNRTPFEASTIPASVVARLRHAAEVEQAWLPRLSGTQLEGLRELVHKGHHAQLADPAFLTEWRQWTGRGLESRDGVPEYAAGSMPSNNGGWVLRDFGTRLRGLPDDSEPLVVVIGSFDDTAVDRLRAGQAMQRVLLTATAAGLDASFISQPVEVPAVRAELRQLLGGGLWPQIVLRLGRGAPVPWTPRRSLADVLLEQSPLR; encoded by the coding sequence ATGACACTACCCATCACTTCGATCGGCTTGCTGGACTCCGATCAGGTGAAGTCCGTCATCGGCGCTGCGGTACTGGCGCCGTCGACGCACAATACGCAGCCCTGGCGCTTCCGCTGCACCCCCGCGGGCCTGGAGCTGCACGCCGACCCGGAACGCGCCCTGCCGGTGGCCGACGCCGACCGGCGCGAACTGCTGCTCTCCTGCGGGGCCGCGCTGTTCAACCTGCGCACGGCCATCCAGGCGCTGGGCGCCCACCCGGCCACGACGCTGTTCCCCCGCCGCGACGACCCGACGCTGCTGGCCGTGGTCCGGCCGTTCGCGGCCCGCCGTCCCGACCCCCGTTTGATCGAACTGGCGGACGCGATCCCCCGCCGGCACACGAACCGGACACCGTTCGAAGCGAGCACGATCCCGGCGTCCGTGGTCGCCAGGCTGCGCCACGCCGCCGAAGTCGAACAGGCGTGGCTGCCGCGGCTGAGCGGGACTCAGCTGGAGGGCCTGCGCGAGCTGGTCCACAAGGGGCATCACGCCCAGCTCGCGGACCCGGCGTTCCTGACCGAGTGGCGGCAGTGGACCGGGCGGGGCCTGGAGAGCCGCGACGGCGTCCCCGAATACGCGGCCGGGTCGATGCCCTCGAACAACGGCGGCTGGGTGCTCCGCGACTTCGGCACCCGGCTGCGCGGCCTGCCGGACGACTCCGAGCCGCTGGTCGTGGTCATCGGCTCCTTCGACGACACGGCCGTCGACCGGCTCCGAGCCGGTCAGGCGATGCAGCGGGTCCTGCTGACCGCCACGGCCGCCGGCCTCGACGCGTCGTTCATCTCGCAGCCGGTCGAGGTCCCGGCGGTCCGGGCGGAACTGCGACAGCTGCTCGGCGGGGGCCTGTGGCCGCAGATCGTGCTGCGCCTGGGGCGCGGCGCGCCGGTGCCGTGGACGCCGCGGCGGTCTCTGGCGGACGTCCTGCTGGAGCAGTCGCCGTTGAGGTGA
- a CDS encoding CBS domain-containing protein: MRARDLMTAPVITVRPWTSAKVAAELLAAHGFTALPVVDDDDRLAGIVTEADLIRGRIPADPRYLHEPRESAAGKTVGDVMTAPVTAMSTGTDVADLCQALVDARIRAVPIVDGSAVVGIVTRGDVVRVLARDDVEIARDVRHRLEIYGGSGRWHVDVHDGFVHITDQYDDDTDRHVAQLLALAVPGVVAAETAYAGEEQKR, encoded by the coding sequence ATGCGAGCACGCGACCTGATGACCGCGCCGGTGATCACCGTGCGCCCGTGGACGTCCGCCAAGGTGGCGGCCGAGCTGCTGGCGGCGCACGGCTTCACCGCACTGCCCGTGGTCGACGACGACGACCGGCTGGCCGGCATCGTCACCGAGGCCGACCTGATCCGCGGCCGCATCCCGGCCGACCCCCGCTACCTCCACGAACCCCGCGAGAGCGCCGCCGGCAAGACCGTCGGCGACGTCATGACCGCTCCTGTCACCGCGATGAGCACCGGCACCGACGTCGCCGACCTGTGCCAGGCACTGGTGGACGCCCGGATCCGGGCGGTGCCGATCGTCGACGGCTCGGCCGTCGTCGGGATCGTCACTCGCGGCGACGTCGTCCGGGTGCTCGCGCGGGACGACGTCGAGATCGCCCGGGACGTCAGGCACCGCCTGGAGATCTACGGCGGCAGCGGCCGCTGGCACGTCGACGTCCACGACGGGTTCGTGCACATCACCGACCAGTACGACGACGACACCGACCGGCACGTCGCCCAGTTGCTGGCACTGGCCGTGCCCGGGGTCGTCGCCGCAGAGACCGCCTACGCGGGTGAGGAGCAGAAACGATGA
- a CDS encoding CHAD domain-containing protein, which yields MSATVTSLHETEFFDTDSLRLLRHNLTLGIQDGRWCLDTADGPISMAGSDRGVPPTLSRLVRAYTRDDQLVPVARLRGGREDLRARLGDRIAVPARPHDGSARGVVLEYVRAQIAALAAADLAVRRGMPDSVHRLRVAARRLRGVFTAYAPVLGGRKLLKEFGGALRWLGGELAPAQLADDTGAPVPQALDSYRYVQLLNALDVLEVVLSEQPRRDRPKAARRPAAKVLPPLARAVAEEVDGRVAALPAAPDQERAVLDVQKAVERLRYALEAGAPVMPVDAEALRAFQRLLGDFQDSVVAGEHLRVRKSWRDLRRDLRPLWTCSGEGT from the coding sequence ATGAGCGCCACCGTGACGAGCCTGCACGAGACGGAGTTCTTCGACACGGATTCGCTTCGCTTGCTCCGGCACAACCTCACGCTGGGGATCCAGGACGGCCGGTGGTGCCTCGACACCGCGGACGGGCCGATCAGCATGGCCGGTTCGGATCGTGGGGTGCCGCCGACGCTGTCCCGGCTCGTGCGTGCCTACACCCGCGACGACCAGCTGGTTCCCGTCGCGCGGCTCCGCGGTGGCCGGGAGGACCTGCGGGCGCGCCTGGGCGACCGGATCGCGGTGCCGGCCCGGCCGCACGACGGTTCGGCCCGGGGCGTGGTCCTGGAGTACGTGCGGGCGCAGATCGCCGCGCTGGCCGCCGCGGACCTGGCCGTCCGGCGGGGAATGCCCGATTCGGTGCACCGGTTGCGCGTCGCCGCGCGCCGCCTGCGCGGGGTCTTCACCGCCTACGCGCCGGTGCTCGGCGGACGGAAGCTCCTGAAGGAGTTCGGCGGAGCCCTGCGCTGGCTGGGCGGGGAGCTCGCACCAGCCCAGCTTGCCGATGACACCGGTGCCCCGGTGCCGCAGGCGTTGGACAGCTACCGGTACGTGCAGTTGCTGAACGCCCTCGACGTGCTCGAAGTCGTGCTCAGCGAACAGCCGCGCCGCGATCGGCCCAAAGCGGCCCGCCGCCCGGCCGCGAAGGTCCTGCCTCCCTTGGCCCGCGCCGTGGCCGAAGAGGTTGACGGCCGGGTCGCGGCCCTGCCCGCAGCACCCGACCAGGAGCGTGCTGTCCTTGACGTCCAGAAAGCCGTCGAACGGCTGAGGTACGCCCTCGAAGCCGGGGCGCCCGTCATGCCCGTGGACGCGGAGGCGCTGCGGGCCTTCCAGCGCCTGCTCGGTGATTTCCAGGACTCCGTGGTCGCCGGTGAGCACCTGCGCGTCCGTAAATCCTGGCGCGACCTCCGGCGGGACCTTCGTCCACTGTGGACCTGCTCGGGTGAAGGGACGTAA
- a CDS encoding DUF4389 domain-containing protein, whose protein sequence is MTEYPVRVEATLDEPLSRGLWLVKWLLAIPHYIVLAFLWFAYPFATIVAFFAILVTGRYPRPLFEFTSGVLRWSWRVQYYSYAALGTDRYPPFTFADVPDYPARLEIAYPERLSRGLVLVKWWLLAIPHFVVVGLFAGGGTWLAFRSGDDGGFDWAAGGLVGVLVLVAGVVLLVTGRYPRPIFDFVLGMDRWVLRVAAYVSLMTDEYPPFRLDMGGAEAGHEPPHPQPPHPHASGWTAGRIAAAATGAVLVLGSMGLLTGGTAVLWADRTQRDADGYLTASTTFVSSGYAFATDPVRLEGVSVPKFEGFVGDVRIRVTDTGGRPVFVGIGRTDAVERYLAATEYTTAGNRTHPGGAPAGPPGDAGVWVASASGAGTQTVAWPVLNGQWTAVVMNADVSRGISVRAEAGATAPALGWVALALLVSGLVVLAGGVVLIGVAAHRAAHRPNAPEPSTVDA, encoded by the coding sequence ATGACCGAGTACCCGGTCCGCGTCGAGGCGACGCTGGACGAGCCGCTGTCGCGCGGGCTCTGGCTGGTGAAGTGGCTGCTCGCCATTCCGCACTACATCGTGCTGGCGTTCCTGTGGTTCGCCTACCCGTTCGCCACGATCGTGGCCTTCTTCGCGATCCTCGTCACCGGCCGGTATCCGCGGCCGCTGTTCGAGTTCACCTCCGGCGTGCTGCGCTGGAGCTGGCGGGTGCAGTACTACTCCTACGCCGCGCTCGGGACCGACCGGTACCCGCCGTTCACCTTCGCCGACGTCCCGGACTACCCGGCCCGGCTCGAAATCGCCTACCCGGAACGGCTTTCGCGCGGGCTGGTGCTGGTGAAGTGGTGGCTGCTGGCCATCCCGCACTTCGTCGTCGTCGGCCTGTTCGCCGGCGGTGGCACCTGGCTGGCCTTCCGCTCGGGTGACGACGGCGGCTTCGATTGGGCCGCCGGCGGTCTCGTCGGCGTGCTGGTCCTGGTCGCCGGGGTGGTGTTGCTGGTCACCGGTCGCTACCCGCGGCCGATCTTCGACTTCGTCCTGGGCATGGACCGCTGGGTGCTGCGGGTGGCCGCCTACGTGTCGCTGATGACGGACGAGTACCCGCCGTTCCGGCTCGACATGGGTGGCGCCGAGGCCGGCCACGAACCACCGCACCCGCAGCCGCCCCACCCGCACGCGTCGGGCTGGACAGCCGGGCGGATCGCCGCCGCGGCCACCGGTGCCGTGCTGGTGCTCGGCTCGATGGGCCTGCTCACCGGCGGCACGGCGGTGCTGTGGGCCGACCGCACCCAGCGTGACGCGGACGGCTACCTCACCGCGTCCACCACGTTCGTCTCGAGCGGGTATGCCTTCGCCACCGATCCGGTGCGGCTGGAGGGCGTGTCGGTGCCGAAGTTCGAGGGCTTCGTCGGTGACGTCCGGATCCGCGTGACGGACACCGGCGGCCGTCCGGTTTTCGTGGGCATCGGCCGCACGGACGCCGTCGAGCGGTACCTGGCCGCGACCGAGTACACGACCGCGGGCAACCGCACGCATCCGGGCGGTGCCCCGGCCGGTCCGCCCGGCGATGCCGGGGTGTGGGTCGCGAGCGCGTCCGGCGCGGGCACGCAGACCGTCGCCTGGCCGGTGCTGAACGGGCAGTGGACCGCTGTCGTGATGAACGCGGACGTCTCGCGGGGGATCTCCGTGCGCGCCGAAGCGGGCGCGACCGCACCCGCCCTCGGCTGGGTCGCCTTGGCGCTGCTCGTGTCCGGTCTCGTGGTGCTGGCCGGCGGCGTCGTGCTGATCGGCGTGGCCGCGCACCGAGCCGCGCACCGCCCGAACGCCCCTGAACCATCCACTGTGGACGCCTGA
- a CDS encoding DUF1918 domain-containing protein, which yields MHAQPGDWLVVKGPWADAPEQRGRILEVRSADGSPPYVVRWTADDHVSTVFPGPDAVVLTAEEERSAEDRARTRFDRVRRYLHEEGGHVRVR from the coding sequence ATGCACGCACAGCCGGGCGACTGGCTCGTCGTCAAGGGACCGTGGGCCGACGCGCCCGAACAGCGCGGCCGGATCCTCGAGGTCCGCTCGGCCGACGGATCGCCGCCGTACGTCGTCCGCTGGACGGCCGACGACCACGTGTCGACGGTCTTCCCCGGTCCCGACGCGGTCGTGCTGACCGCCGAGGAGGAACGGTCGGCCGAAGACCGCGCGCGTACCCGCTTCGACCGGGTCCGGCGGTATCTCCACGAGGAGGGCGGCCATGTCCGGGTTCGTTGA
- a CDS encoding universal stress protein — MTVNDPRITVGVDGSAGSTAAVTWAAKLASRRRLQLKIVHGLQVAGLYYGGGMTGIGAATLFEAVQKDGERAIADARTLAASIDKDLVIVTDLPNDPPVPTLIDESRHARMLVVGRTGTGGFTGMLVGGTAATVAAHAHCPVAVIRGRHDSAIVPETGPVAVGIDGSPNSEQAIAVAFEEASLRGVPLVAVHAWNDIVYEDTRGTARILTQPGTLEEGEDRLLTERLAGWPEKYPDVEIGRVLVRDRPRRALLEISEEAQLVVVGSRGRGGFTGMLLGSTSQALVQHAQCPVLVVRPERKA, encoded by the coding sequence ATGACCGTCAACGACCCGAGGATCACCGTCGGCGTCGACGGCTCGGCGGGCTCGACCGCCGCCGTCACGTGGGCGGCGAAGCTCGCCTCCCGGCGCCGGCTCCAGCTGAAGATCGTGCACGGCCTGCAGGTCGCCGGTCTCTACTACGGCGGCGGGATGACCGGTATCGGGGCGGCCACGCTGTTCGAGGCGGTGCAGAAGGACGGCGAACGAGCGATCGCCGACGCCCGCACGCTCGCCGCGTCGATCGACAAGGACCTGGTCATCGTCACCGATCTGCCCAACGACCCGCCGGTGCCGACGCTGATCGACGAGTCCCGTCACGCCCGGATGCTCGTCGTCGGCCGGACCGGCACCGGCGGGTTCACCGGCATGCTGGTCGGCGGCACGGCGGCCACGGTCGCCGCCCACGCGCACTGCCCGGTCGCCGTCATCCGCGGGCGCCACGACTCGGCGATCGTCCCGGAGACCGGCCCGGTCGCGGTCGGCATCGACGGCAGCCCGAACAGCGAGCAGGCCATCGCCGTCGCGTTCGAGGAGGCTTCGCTCCGCGGTGTCCCGCTGGTCGCGGTGCACGCGTGGAACGACATCGTCTACGAAGACACGCGCGGCACGGCTCGGATCCTCACCCAGCCGGGAACCCTCGAAGAGGGCGAAGACCGGTTGCTGACCGAGCGGCTCGCCGGCTGGCCGGAGAAGTACCCGGACGTCGAGATCGGGCGCGTGCTCGTGCGCGACCGGCCGAGGCGCGCGCTGCTCGAAATCTCCGAGGAAGCGCAGCTGGTCGTCGTCGGCAGCCGCGGCCGCGGTGGCTTCACCGGTATGCTCCTGGGCTCGACCAGCCAGGCGCTGGTCCAGCACGCCCAGTGCCCGGTGCTCGTGGTCCGCCCGGAGCGGAAGGCATGA
- a CDS encoding universal stress protein: MSGFVDGAVVTGIDGSSSAVQAAVWAGGEAVRRGRPLRLVQVYALPQVKAPVAFGTHEQVRAGLAERAEGRLADAKGAVLAEHPGLEVVTAAREWSPVTALVQESQHAELIVLGSRGLGGFTGLLVGSTAVAVAAHTHCPIVVVRGRTPHDPPPSAGPVVVGSDGSPDSEAAIAFACEEARLRGAALVAVHTWSDVLADGMLRPHPLQEDPAEIAAAERGKLAEQVAGWQRKYPELAIELEVVRGRPVRTLLERGEDAQLVVVGCRGRGGFTGMLLGSTSQALIAHSPCPVAVVRPVGSTR; encoded by the coding sequence ATGTCCGGGTTCGTTGACGGCGCCGTCGTCACCGGGATCGACGGTTCGAGTTCGGCGGTGCAGGCCGCTGTGTGGGCCGGCGGGGAAGCCGTCCGCCGGGGACGGCCCCTTCGCCTGGTCCAGGTTTACGCACTGCCGCAGGTGAAGGCACCCGTCGCGTTCGGCACCCACGAGCAGGTCCGAGCCGGGCTGGCCGAACGGGCCGAGGGCCGGCTGGCCGACGCGAAGGGCGCGGTGCTCGCCGAGCACCCCGGTCTGGAGGTCGTCACCGCGGCGCGGGAATGGAGCCCGGTCACCGCGCTAGTGCAGGAGTCACAGCACGCCGAGCTGATCGTGCTCGGCTCACGCGGACTGGGCGGGTTCACCGGGCTGCTCGTCGGCTCGACCGCCGTTGCGGTGGCGGCGCACACGCACTGCCCGATCGTCGTCGTCCGGGGCCGGACCCCGCACGATCCGCCGCCGAGCGCAGGCCCGGTGGTCGTCGGGTCCGACGGTTCGCCCGACAGCGAGGCCGCCATCGCCTTCGCCTGTGAAGAGGCGAGGTTGCGTGGCGCCGCGCTGGTCGCGGTGCACACGTGGAGCGACGTCCTCGCCGACGGCATGCTGCGCCCCCACCCGCTGCAGGAAGATCCGGCCGAGATCGCGGCCGCCGAGCGCGGCAAGCTGGCCGAGCAGGTCGCGGGCTGGCAGCGCAAGTACCCCGAGCTGGCGATCGAGCTGGAGGTCGTCCGCGGCCGACCGGTGCGCACGCTGCTGGAGCGGGGCGAGGACGCCCAGCTCGTCGTGGTCGGCTGCCGCGGCCGCGGCGGGTTCACCGGCATGCTGCTCGGCTCGACGAGCCAGGCGCTGATCGCGCACTCGCCGTGCCCGGTGGCGGTGGTGCGGCCGGTCGGGAGCACGAGATGA
- a CDS encoding response regulator produces MLRVFLVDDHEVVRRGVADLLDEDENLTVVGQAASVSQALARIPALNPDVAVLDVRLPDGNGIELARELRSKLPELKCLMLTSFTDEQAMLDAVMAGASGFVIKDIKGMDLVSAVRDVGAGKSLLDAHATAALMAKLRDSQAKKGPLSDLSDQERKLLELIGEGLTNRQISERMFLAEKTVKNYVSRLLTKLGLERRTQAAVLATELRNPGG; encoded by the coding sequence GTGCTCCGTGTGTTCCTCGTCGACGACCACGAGGTCGTCCGCCGTGGCGTCGCCGACCTGCTGGACGAGGACGAGAACCTCACCGTGGTCGGCCAGGCCGCCAGTGTGTCGCAGGCGCTGGCCCGGATCCCGGCGCTGAACCCCGACGTGGCGGTGCTGGACGTCCGCCTGCCCGACGGCAACGGCATCGAACTGGCCCGGGAGCTGCGGTCGAAGCTGCCGGAGCTCAAGTGCCTGATGCTGACCTCGTTCACCGACGAGCAGGCGATGCTGGACGCGGTCATGGCCGGCGCGAGCGGGTTCGTGATCAAGGACATCAAGGGCATGGACCTGGTCTCGGCGGTCCGGGACGTGGGCGCGGGCAAGTCCCTGCTCGACGCGCACGCGACGGCGGCGTTGATGGCGAAGCTGCGCGACAGCCAGGCGAAGAAAGGCCCCCTCTCCGACCTGTCGGACCAGGAGCGGAAGCTCCTCGAACTGATCGGGGAGGGGCTGACCAACCGGCAGATCTCCGAGCGGATGTTCCTGGCCGAGAAGACGGTGAAGAACTACGTCTCCCGGCTGCTGACGAAGCTGGGCCTGGAGCGGCGGACGCAGGCGGCCGTGCTGGCCACCGAGCTGCGCAACCCAGGCGGCTGA